The DNA window GAGCTGGTTCCCACGGCAGGGCTGGGGCCTAAAGGGAACCCTCCCCGCAGCTGCCTCCTGCCCCTTCTACCAGCTTCTCCTGTGCTTCCCTGGGGCTGGGTGCCACTAGGagaaggctccccacccagcacacCAGCCTGCCCAGGAAGGCACACggaggcagcaggagggggagacAGACCGAGCAAGAGCAGGGAGCAGGCATGAGAATGGACAGAGGACCCAGAGCTGGACCGGTAGCACGGGGGACAGGTAGCCCTGAGGAACACAAGTTGGGGCTACAAGGTCCAGGTTGGCATCCACACAGGGGTGGCTAAGGAAAGCCATCCGCTGGACAGGTGCAGGCTGCTGCGTCTGCCTGGGGCAGAGATGAGCGTGGTGCAGGGCCTGGACGGTGGCCCACGGAGGAGTGGGTTCAACTGATGCCGTCCCTCCCACATGAGACACAGATGCAAGGAAGCTTCCTCACATGCTGCCCTGGAACCTTCTCCAGCGCATCTGAGGGAGGGGCATGGTGCACAAAGAACAATGCCATTGTTAAGGAAGGTGGGTGGTTCCAGCATGTGTGGCTGCCCCCACCAGCAGAGCACACAGAGGACGTCCCAGAAGGCATCCGGGAACAGGGCGGTAGGCCTCTGTGCTTGGCCATTCCTGTTACATTTGAGGCGCCTGGAAGACGGAGATTCAGATGGACAAAACATTGCTTTTAGTACCTTAGttgtccttctctcttccttgggCCCCCTACTCCCTGGTGTGCTGATTCCAAATCTCACTTTCCCACCTTAACCTGGGGACAAGATGCCCAGGCCCATGTGCCCTAGACAGGATCTGAAGCCAGCTGAGTGCCACATGTCCTCCTCCCTTCCCGGGCCCTGCTGGGGGAACATGGGTCTTTGCTTTCACCATTTAGCACAGGACGTGCTGCCTGGCTGGGCCTGCTCAGAGTTTGTCTCTCCAGACAGGACCACCTCCGGGGAGCCAGGCCTTGTCTCCCCACCCCGCTGCTGCCAACACCTGCCCTCcagccagagggaggggctggcaaACGCCTTTCTGGAGAGCAGGTGAACAACTCATTGAAAAGCCTTCAGGAGAAAGCAGCTCTGTTCTTGCCCCAGGAATGCCTCCTGGGTGGATCCTTTGGGGAGAACTGATCTGAAAGCAGCAGCAAGTTTCACAGCCAGGAGTGTCTGCAGCCGCAGCTCTGTGGCCACGCCATGCCCATCAGGTTAACAGCAACATGGGCTGTTCCACTCAGGAGCCCTGGGCTACAAACTCAAGGTAGCCCAGGCTCTGAGGGTGAAGATCCCTACTCCCACCCCAAGTCCGGCCTGTCCATATACCTCCACAGTATCTCTGGGCCTCACAAAGGTTCTCTGGCTCAGCACACAGCTCCAGCTGGCCCCACACCCCTCTCATCCTGCTGCTGTGATCCCAGATCTCTCGACTTCCCACTCTGTGACCTCCTTCTGACTCCTATTGCCTGCTGTTCTATGGACAGCTTCCCAAACCCAGTCTCCACGTGCTGAATGTTTGCCAGTCAGCAGGCTACATGAGGCCTGTGGCAGTCCAGGTGCTGCCCCACTCCAGCCAGGCCCTGCACCCCACTGCCTTCCTTGAACCCCAGCTCCACCCTGCTCCCTTTCAGTGTCTGGGACCTCCCAGCAACCAGAGCTGAGCCCGGAACTAGTTCCTCTCTGGGTGGACTGTCTCCTCCCACAGGCCCCAGGTCAGAGGCTCTGTGCTCCCAGCACTGGCCTGACACACAGCAGGGCTGAGACCGCTGGGACCTTCACAGACAACCTTGTATAAGAACACAGGGtgcaggggcgcccgggtggctcagatggttaagcatctgcctttagctcaggtcatgatctccagtttTGCAGATCacgccccacatcgggctctaagCTCAACAGGgtatctgcttcttcctctctctgcctcttctcctgcctgggctctctctgcctctctctttagtgaataaacaaaaaatcttaaaaaaacaaaaaaaaacactgggcATGGgtgcgccggggtggctcagttggttaaatgtctatcttcggctcaggtcatgctgtcggggtcctggggtcgagctccacattgggctccctgttcagcggggagtctgcttctctaacCGCTCCCaaccccgctcatgctctctttctcacttttttttcaaataaataaataaaatcctaaaaaacaaacaaccaaacacaTGGCACAAAGAAACTGAATGTGCAGGGCATACCACTATGGGGCTCTTCCGGTGGTAGAGTCCCTCTCTGGGCAATGGTGGGGGTAGGCTGGAGCTCAGGCTCCTGGCACTGTCCTCCTACAGAGTCCCCCATCCCAGGCCTGCCTCCTGGTACATACCCGGGGCATCTGGTGGGGCTCCTAGGGGGCTGGGCATGTGGTCTGGCAACCGGGCCCGGTGTCTATCCTCAGCTGCTCTCTCCTTGTCTTTGTGCTTCTTGGACTTCTTCTTGGATTTGCTGCGTGATAAGCCACCATGGGGCCTGCTGGGCTGGGCACAGTCCGTCAGCAGGGGCAAGCTGAGGCACGTAGTCGGGGCCGGTGCGGCCACTTCCCCGTGCTCACAGTCCCGGCCACTGTGACCCAGGTCATTGCTGACGTCAGCTAGAGGGTCATGGGTCCTCGGGGGCTCCAACCGTGGGGGCAGGTGGGCGTCTGAGCCAGCTAGTGGGCCTGGAGTGGGCAGCAGGGCCTCACGGCCGTGGGGTGCACTCAGCTTCCCATTGATGGCAGGCTGAGCTCTCTGGGTAAAATGTGATATCCTGGTTTTCTTGCTGACCAGGGAGTCGGTGAAGTCAGGAGGCTGTGATCGTTTCTGCAACGGTagggaaacaaatttaaaagggaGACTGTGTCTGGAGCCACAGATGTCTCCTGAGGAGTAGGTGGGGAGCAACAGGCCCTGAGCTCAGGAGGCCCTAGGAAACCTGGGGCCTAACTGCAAGGCCCACTCTGGCCACAAGGGGGCATACCCAGAAATGAACCAGCCTTTTGCTAACCTAGGCTCAGCTCACCCTGAGGACAGAGCCAAGGAAGGGCAGCATCATGGAACTAGCCAGCTGAGCAGTCAAGAAGGGCCGTCTCTACAGACTGCTCTGAAACTTGGCAGTATTCGGCGTCATCTCTGGATGATAGGGATGGTGAAAGGACCAAGTCTGAAGGACACACAGCAGCCCCTCAGGctgggacacccccccccaccagacCCAAGACTACTTGCATCCCCAAGGGACACCCTGTGACACGGTGCAGGCGCAGCCTTACTCCACAAGTGAGAACGCTGAGGCATGTGAGACGAGGCCAGACCACGGATCTCCCAGACCCTGGGAAATGACTAGAGAGCAAGGTGGCGGGGCCACCATCGGTGGGGGAACAGGGTAAGGAGGCTGTCAGCCCTCTACTTTGGCCCAGGGCCAGGTCAGGCACAGACCTGACCTCTCCACGAGGAGGATTCAGGGCCTTGGACATACGCTGGGAAAGGGGGAAATAAGGGACTTAGGGTGAAGGACTCACGAGCCAGAGCGCACAGGTGGGGACACCTGAGCACCCATCCTgactactgactgaaccagcagTGGTCACAGCTCACAAGGCCCTGCACCTGCAGCTGGCCTGCTCGATTCTACGGATCCTTCATGACAGCCCTGGGAGGCCAGTGCACTTGCCATGCCTGCTGTACACAGAGCACTGGGCTCAGGGCAATCCGGGAGCCTGCCCTCCCTTGGCCACAAGACCTACAAACATTCGAGGGAGCTGCACGGAGGGCCCAGGCCCAGTCTGGGGAAGGTCGGGCAGTTGCTCATTCACCGAAGAAAACACCTGCCTCTGAAAGAAGGGCCTCATGGGCTGCCCTAACACAGCTCAGGCCTGGCCCATGGGCCCCttgcccaccctcctccctcacGGCCACCGCGCCTTGTCCCAGCCTGGCCCACTGCTCCTACCTGAGGGGGTGAGGCCGAGTTTCCATGTTCCCTGGGAGGACTGGCTGCAGCAGGGTCTCCGGGCAGGCCAACGGCACTCTGTGGCTGACACAGCTTCCTACAGAGGAGAGGCGGGGTAGCTGTACGGCCCCACAACCTGCCTTCCCGTTGATGCCACACTGTGTCTCCTACAAGAGTGATTCAGGGTGGGCCCGCTGTCCCAATGAACCAGAGCAGGGCCAAGTACATGGAGTACCTCAGGGCATGGCGGGCAGAGAGCAGTCCgaacacccccgccccccaggctcACCCACAGCCTGGAGGATGGCCCACCCGGAGTCCTGTGTGCCTAGAGAAGGCTCAGTGGGCCGCCCGCTCACCCAGACACCTGTTACTGTGGAGACCAGAGACCCGAGTAAAACTAACTGGATATTCAAGCTCTGTGCTATGTCCCTGTGGAAGCTGGGCACACTTGAGCACCGACCCCTCCTTTTAAAAGCAATAATTCATCCTAACAATGCTTACTGCAGAAACCTTAGAAGATGCTGCAGGGGACTGTGATGCCCTAGCCTCACAGGAAGGACTCCTGGATTCAGGTCCCACCTTCCTGAGAGCCAACATGACAGTGTCTCCTCAAGGATGACAGGGGCAGTCACCAGCCTACCGGTACCCGAGCACAACAGTGCAGCCAGGGACCAGAAAAGAGACACCGTGACACTCAAAGGGCAGATGGAGGCCCCACTAGGGACCCTGGCTTGAGGCCGCCCTCTGATCCCCTCTCATATTCCGAGGCTGTGAGTCTCACGGGAACCCAACAGCCAGCCCGGTGCAGTGCGTGGAGAGAGCAGCACGATCTAATGCTGAAAGCAGACATGGGGCCCCAAGCCACAGCACCCCCCGGCCCGGAGCTCAGAGGCTCAGAGACCTCACAGAAGGGACTCCTGCAGGActgtccctgctctgctctggggCTGTGGGGAAGGAACCCACAGTGTCCTAGGAGGTCAGGCTGCTCTAGCCACACCTGGACCATGGGATGGACAGAGGTGTGGCCTTAGGAGACTGAGGAAACAGAGGGGCCCACGGGGGGTGCGGAGAAAGCTCGGCAGCCCTCCTGAGGGGACAGAGCCACACAGCAAAGCCTTGAAGGGCTGCACCGAGGCCTCCAGGTAACAAATGTCAGAGTCCAAAAGAGACAAGAGAAAGCATCTGAAAGCAAAGAGAGACTCTCTAagcaaatgaaaactttaaatcCACTATAGAAACACCAGCCTCAGTATCCCCAGAAAGACAAAGTACTTGAATagaatttctccaaagatgataaacaaatggccaataagcacacgAACAAGTACACGTGTttggtcatcaggaaaatgaaagtcAGAACCACAAGGGGATATTACCTCACACCCACTAGGAGGGctggaataaaacaaaacaagaacggaaaagaacaagtgttgggggggtgcctgggtggctcagtgggttaagcctctgctttcggctcaggtcatgatcccagggtcctgggatcgagccccacatcgggctctctgctccgcagggagcctgcttcctcctctctctctctctgcctgcctttctgcctacttgtgatctctgactgtcaaataaataaataaaatctttaaaaaaaaaaaaaaaggaacaagtgttggtaagaaaGTGGGGGAAACTAGAAACCTCTGTGTGTGTCGCTAGAGCGGGAGACGTTGTGGAAAAAAGTCTGGCAGTTTCGCAAAAACCTCAATTCCACTCCTCCTGGAGAGAATGGAGAATCCATGTCCATACAGATTCtcgtacacaaatgttcacaggaCCCCGGACTCCCATGCCGGGAGGCGGAGATGGCCCCATCAGCAGACAGACAACTGTGGCGGATCTCCACGTGCACCAGGTCCCCACACAGCGCAAGTAAAGGAACGAAGCTCTGATACATGTTATGGCCTATGTGAACCCTAACCGTACACAGATAGAAGGCAGTCACAAAAGGCCAAAAATCCCAAAGTCCCAAAGATCCCATTGATAGGAAacatccagaacaggcaaatccacagagaccgAAAGATTcatggctgccaggggctggggggagggggcgcgggagTATCTGCTGACATTTGGGGTTCCATTTTGGGGCACGTGTTCTGGAACTAGTACAGGTAGCAGCTGTACAACACTGAAAATGTAATTCACACCACTGAAttgtgagaaagaagaacaaggcTGGAGGcctcacaatcccagatttcaagatctaCTCCAAAGCCATAATAGTCAACACAGTATGGCCTTGGCATGAAAGATAGACACAAGGAAAGTGACTACAGGGCTGGGCACGGCTGCTGAGGCCTCGCAGTGCCCTGGAACACCCGGGACAGGACGGGCCCCAGCAGCCCCACACACgggaaacagaaacacagaggaaGAATCAAAATGGTGGTGGCAGCAGGTGTCCACGTAGAGCCGAGCCTCAGGGGCCCAGGCTAACCCTGGAAGCATCAGCATACTTAGGTCAGGTATGATTTTGAACAAGCTGTAGGAAAAGGAGGCAGCCCAGCTTCTGGGTGATACTAATCCTCAGCGACAGAAATACCCCAAggccttatttttcctttttgctgcGAGGCTTCAAGAACTGCTATAAATTGGGTTTTCTTCAGGGAGGGAACAACctaaactgaaggaaaaaagtgTGTAGACGGGTGGCTGGGTAACCTTCAGTGCGGTTGCTGGCATCGAGGATGCCGACGGTGACCTTTGCACACCAACCGGACCAAGCTTCCAAGGACAGCAGGTGCTGCTGGCAACAAGTGGTTTCTGGCACGGCTGATCCCCAAGCAGGGCCCCGGTACTGGCCTTGCTGGTCCAGGTGAAGGCTGAGCGCCCTGGGTTCACACAAGGCCCGGCAGCTCACTCAGCGGAGCAGGAAGGAACAGGGAGGAGGAGCCCGGAATGACAAAGCTCCAGAGCCGAGATTCCTACTGACCCCACCTACACACCAACACACAACAAGGCTACTTGGTCTCGGCCATGCTCCTTCTGGAGCACTCTGTGCGGCCAAGGCCCTTGGGTTTTGAGAAAAGCAGCTACCCAGCAAGAGACTCTGAAGGGAGGGCAGGAATAGCCTTGCAGTGTCCCTAATGCACGCCTTGTCACCTCAAAGCACTTCAGTGGGTAAATTTGACCAATTCAACACCAGACTCTGTCCAAAAATGTCTGATGGATTAAAACACCTGTAGGTGACAGAACCAACGCCAGGCGCGTTTAGCTGTGGCAACAGGAAACGCCAGAaagaggatgggggtgggagcGGTCTTCTGCTGAGAACAGCTCCTCAAGCCCCCCATGACCTTTGGACAGTCGGAGCGGTGACCCCAGGCTAGTTTGGAAGCAGGTACTGGTTTGGGGAGGAGTGCGCTGCAGGGCTGAGGAGGAACTCCGGGTTCACCTAGAGTTGCCCCAAGTCTACATGCAATTACTGCTTTAAAAAGccgagcttaaaaaaaaaaaaaaaaaaaaaaaaaaaaaaaaccacaaccacATAAATAACTCAAGTCCCTGAGAAATCATTTAAAGACTAATTAGTCTATCAGCCAGTTCCGAGTGGCGCTTCACAGCCTGCGCTCCCGTCAGGCATCGGCAGAGAAGGAAATCATTAACTGCTCGCCTGAGCCAGGCAGGGGCCTACTTAACCACTCTTCCCTGGAGCCACCAAGGCCACTCCTGACCTTGGGTCCCAATTAATCTGAAAGGGAATGTGTTTAATTAATGCTACTTAATCACGCCTGTGgggagttttgttttgctttgtttctctctgcttCAAGTTCTTGGGAGGTTCTTTTAAAGAGGAGGCGGCCTGTAGCTCAAGCCTGTGGGGCTGCGCAGATTTTGGAAGGGCGCTTGACAGGAAAGGAAGCGTGGAACAAGCAGAGCGGACCGAAGCGTCCTGTGTGGGCACTATGGGGCTCTGGTGCGTGACTTGCACCCTTCACTCCACTCAGCAGGTGCTGGCCCGGCCCTGAGGTGTCCCAGGTAGTGGGAAAGATGCCAGAGAGTCTCCACAGATCCCCTCCATCCTGCTCAAGGGCCCTATGACCTTCAGGACCATACAAGGCCACCCTAGCTCCCTCAGGATGCTATCTGTCCCAGAACCAGGGTGGGGGGACATGCCCAGGCACGGGAGGTGGCATTACCGGACAAGCATCCGCTTCAACAGCTGCTGGTCCCCTTCCGAGTAGCCAGGCCAGTCCTTCTGCACGTCCTTATATACACAGTCTTTCAATGTGCACGTACCATCCTTGGCATTCACGTTGGCCACCTGTAAGACAGAGACAGGATCACCTTGCTGGAAGCCTAGGAGAGGCAGAAGTTACTGAAAGTAGGTGATGGAGGCTGGGGGGCAGAGACACACAAGGGGAAAGAGGACAGCACTCCCCCAATCCCCTGCACACTGGGGCAACAAGCCTGAGGTTGCAAAAGGATCCGAACACCAGGTCCTGACACCCAGGTCTTACAGCTGCTGGAAGACACTTCGGCTCCAAAGCAGGCGGGGCTGCCGTCTAcactcccaggaccccagcaccGGCCTCCCCTGTTATGGACTGAAGGTTTTCGTCTTACCAAAATTCATGTTAAATCTCAGCACCCAAAATGagatattaggaggtggggcctctgggaggtgatcaggtcatcagggtggagccctcatgaatgggaccAGTGTCCCTGTAAAAGAGACTCCAGAAgctccctcccaacccctgccatGTGGTAACACCGTGAGAAGACAGTCTGTGAACCGGGAAGGGGGTCTTCAGCAATCACCCAATTTTATGGTGCCTTGACTGtaagacttcccagcctccagaactgcaaggaGTAAACATCTGTTGTTCATAAGCTTCCCAGTTTATGTTATTCCAGTAGAGCAGTCTGAAGAGACGGACACCCCCTCTTGGACATGCACTCCAGTGGCAGAGATGGCAGCAGGTCGGGGAGCTGGGGCccccagggaccaggctaagtccATCTTCCCCGCAGCCAGCTAGCCCTGCTCAGGCTGATTAACTATGGCCGAGCTTGTCTCCAAGATGGCAAAGATGGACTCAGAACGTCGATCTTAAGGGCACTTGAAGAAGTTCAGGTCCCACTCCCAAGCGGGAGCCCCTGTGCCAGCCTCGCTGGGCCCACAGCACGCAACTGCGGGGGAGCTGGTGTGACAGCAGCCGTTTTCACTACCACGGGCTTCTAACGGGACTCCAGGTCACAAGGGTTTCCACaaggagcattttttttaatggctgagtaatattccaccaaGCATCTGCACTGGATGCCATTTCCAGTTTCTCTGTAGCTTAAACAGACACCACTGTGTGCAGGTTCTCCCACGCTGGTGACGGTTTCCTTCAGCCAGCTTCCCAGAACTGGGATGAGTGGGTCAACGGCTCTGAACATTTTTACAGCTCTTGATGCAGTTTGCTAAAATGCTCCCCAGAAGAGCCACCCACCCATCCACACTCACCCCCCAACAGAGGATGAGCCTCCAGGCTTCTCTGAGGCCCTGCCAGCACCGGAGACAGATGTTCTtatagaaggaagagagaaggtgcCTTTGAAGAGTGTGATTTCATCTGTGCTGCTCATCAGAATCCCTGAtcccttggggtgggggggctggaaATGACCAGCCCACAGTATCCCCTAAGACCTTCCCCTTCCTCAAGCTGTTGGGGTCCTGCTACTGCACCCAGCCCCCAGGAAGGACATGCTGGGTAGTAAATACAGAAGCACAAAGCAGACGGGGCcattcagaagaaaacagagtacACAAGGGGGGATGTTCTGCCCACAGACACCAGATAAGCTGCCCCACAGAAGGCTGCTGAATTCGAATCAACCAGAGAAGccggagcccagcacggggcctTTCTGATCCCAGGCAAGGGCTGGGAGCAACGGCAGCATCTCAGAGGTTAGAAAAGCAGGCACCCCAGGCAGAATGACATCAGTACCAACAGATCCCCAGCTCTTCAAAAACCGAGCCTGGCCTGCTGGCTGCACTTGAGGGTTGCTCAGAGGGTAAATCTCAGATGTTAACTGTGTGCTTGGTCAGCCAAGTTCCACATTCTGCATTTGAGGGGCTCATGTGCTTCTTCTTTATTCTGGGCACAAACAGGGTGAGAGAGGATGATGGGAGCAAGGGCCACTTCCAAGAATGCTACAGTAGGGGCTGATGGCAGCCTGACCGGCCAGCAGTGTGGGCTACAGCACACCCGGGGACAATGCTGGCTCACGTCTAAAGACCCGGCATTTTGCCAGCCCTGCCTCATTCTCTCCGAGTTCCAGCCTAGGGGAAGGGCCTCCACTGTGCCTCCTTTGAGTTCCCACGGATAAGGCTGACACCTGTGACCTTCCAAGGAAACCAACCCCCTCAGAACATCATTCCTGGTTCTGGAGCTTTCTGGATGCTTTGACAGGCCCCTCTGCCAAAGAAAACTTCTGAGCTGTGAAGCTACACGTCTATCTTCTAAACAGGCCTTGAGCCGACCCGTATGCTCAGAGGGAGAACTGCGCAGCTTGGTCCTCACCTGCACTACTCCGGGCGGGGGAGAGTGGCTCAAGAGGtcaaatccaggggcacctgggtggctcagttggtcaggcagctgactcctgatttcatcatgatctcagggtcatgagattgagcccgaaccccgtgttgggctccatgctggacatggagcctgcttagaattctctctccctctgcccacctccctcctgccttcaCACGCACCCTTAAAACAAGAGGCCATATCCAGAGTTTCCCGGCAAGTGGCGCCCCTGAAGCCAGAGTCCCAGTGACAAGGGGCAGTGAGCCCCATAGCTCATCTTCAAACACAACTACTCATTATCACAGTATGTGAATTTTGCACTGTCTGCACGCCCAGAGCATCTGAGGCAGGATGTAAGGGGGGCAAGTGAGCTGGAGGACAGAACCCCTCGAGGTTCAACCATGCCTCCTCCACAGGACAGGACTGTCCACTGCCAGCCAAGTGAACCTCTTGGCAGGGCCCCGAGGCAGCTGCATGGTCCAGCTGACGTGGCGAGGCCAGAACAAGCTGTTCACCTTCCCAGGGGTCCTCCAGCTCCCTCCACAGGCTCTGGGAGACAGGGAAGGGCGTAGGGGAAGCGGCCAGGCCTACAGCTCTTGCTCCGAGGCCTGAGCTCTTCCGTAATAGCAGGCTCCATCTGCTGACATCGCGTTCCCCCCACAGCTCAGCCTCTCACCCCGTGGTGCTGCAGTCAAGCTGTGGCCACACACAGCAGCCCAAGGGTCCACAAGTGAAGCCCCTTGCCCAGGGCTGCGGCTGTCGAGTGGCAGGGAAGCTGCCTGACTGAGGAGGCTGAGCTCTGAGGTTACCCAGGCTTCTCTGGACTCTACAACAACTGGGCAACTGATGTCCAGGATCCTGTGTGCTGTGCCTGCTGCCTGTGTGTTCGCAGATCGTGCAGACTAGGGTGCTGACCTCACGCTGACCAACCTCAAGGCCACTGGACAGCAAGCACCACAACCAGGGACATGTCCGTGACAGCCCTAAGCATGTCCTAACCGAGAAGGCCGAGGCTCTGAGGCAGGCTGACAGTCCTGGAAGAGACCCCGGGAAGGGCCCTTCCCAAGCCACCCTGTGTCCAGACCCGGTGCAGAAGCCACTCAAGGCTGACTGGACCCTCAACCTGGCCCCGGGCAAGCACGAACCTGCTGGAGGAGGCCATCCAGCGCATCCTTGTCCGCCTGGGCCAGGCCATCCTTCTGCAGCCGCAGCAACAGCTCGGCCTTCCGGTAGGGCCTCAGCGCCAGGAGGTGAAGCACCCGGTCGCGAAAGGGCCTCTGAGACACCCCACTGCCCCCGCTAATGCCACCAACATTGCTCTTCTTGATGGCACTGGCCAGGTTGATGGGGGTCGCCCGCTTCCGGGAGGGGACAGCGTCCGTGGCCCCCGGGGCTGGTTTCCGAAACTGAACCTTCTTGCCTGCAACAAGAGCCAAGGCATTAGGGAtgtgagggggtgagggggtgagggggtatCCCTCAGTGTCCCTCTGCCTGGGGCGGATGCCAAGTTCTGAACGAATGCGAGGATGCCCACCCATGGCCGCCAGCCCCAGGGGAAGGCAGTCTGAGCTAGgccctgcctgggtggctcagtggagacCCAGGACAGCTGAGAGCACCACCTGCTGACCGCACACAGCTCAGCAGGGGCTTACAGGGCCCCCAGCGTCAGAAGCGGGAGCTACAGGAGACAGAATGTACTTCATCATGGGCAGTCCAACCACTACAGGGAGAAGGGGCCAAAAGTAAAAAGAGTAGGGTTCCTGAATGGTCAGAGACAGGTATCCCCAGAGCCTACACATCACAGCACTGTGCTGGCCCCACAGGATCCCCCATTCACTTTTATGAAAAAGGAGGACTGAACAAAGGCATCGGGCCGCTTGGGTAGCTTCTCTGGAGATGCCAGGGTAAGAGCAGCTCCCTGGCTGCAGCCCCATCAGGCACTTCTTGGGCAGACATGGCTATGCTCAGAGTCCCAGGGGCAGCAGCCAGATCCCCCCACCCTTTCAGAGCAAACAGACTCCAGCTCTGCTCTGGATGGAGGGGCCTCGGCTCAGAAACTGTGAACTCCACTCTGGACAGCGGCATCACCCCTGAGGAACATGCATGGCCAAGGGCAGGCGGTGCATGCCTCATGAACTTGGGCCAGAAAGCTCTCCATGAggacttctttttgttgtttttgttctcatCCCTTAAATCTCATTTGTCAAATTAACACAGGAAGAAATGCATTCAGAATCCTCAGGGTCAGGCTTAGGGTCAGCGAGAGGCCTGACACAGTGGGACATGCATGTCTGTCTTCAGAGGCCAGGAGATAAGTGTTTCCACCAGAACCGAAACCACTGCAAAACTCTTGCTGTACCCTCAGTGACCAAAGAAGCCACATTTCTGTCCCAGTTTTAGGCTAAAGGACCAGAAATTTATGAATATGTGTAAGCACGTTCATGTTTGCACATCAAGGTGACAGCAGGCAGGGGAAGCATGCTGGGATTCTGGCTGAggttctggggggtggggggtgggctctGTCCCCAGCAGTGGCTCACACCCCAGAGCATAGGC is part of the Mustela nigripes isolate SB6536 chromosome 2, MUSNIG.SB6536, whole genome shotgun sequence genome and encodes:
- the ELL gene encoding RNA polymerase II elongation factor ELL, whose product is MAALKEARSYGLSCGRVSDGSKVSVFHVKLTDSALRAFESYRASQESVSLRPSIRFQGSQGHISIPQPDCPTEARTFSFYLSNIGRDSPQGSFDCIQQYVSSHGDVHLDCLGSIQDKITVCATDESYQKARQSMAQAEEETRSRGAIVIKAGGRYLGKKVQFRKPAPGATDAVPSRKRATPINLASAIKKSNVGGISGGSGVSQRPFRDRVLHLLALRPYRKAELLLRLQKDGLAQADKDALDGLLQQVANVNAKDGTCTLKDCVYKDVQKDWPGYSEGDQQLLKRMLVRKLCQPQSAVGLPGDPAAASPPREHGNSASPPQKRSQPPDFTDSLVSKKTRISHFTQRAQPAINGKLSAPHGREALLPTPGPLAGSDAHLPPRLEPPRTHDPLADVSNDLGHSGRDCEHGEVAAPAPTTCLSLPLLTDCAQPSRPHGGLSRSKSKKKSKKHKDKERAAEDRHRARLPDHMPSPLGAPPDAPALNGTCSSSSVPTSTSETPDYLLKYATISSSEQRQSYKNDFNAEYSEYRDLHARIEQITRRFTQLDAQLRQLSQGSEEYETTRGQILQEYRKIKKTNTNYSQEKHRCEYLHSKLAHIKRLIAEYDQRQLQAWP